One Setaria viridis chromosome 5, Setaria_viridis_v4.0, whole genome shotgun sequence genomic region harbors:
- the LOC117855565 gene encoding gibberellin 2-beta-dioxygenase 3, which translates to MVVLDKGELEQIALPAAQPPVADVRSVDLSAAAGPAREAAARALVAACEEHGFFRVTGHGVPVELVRSAEAAAAGFFALPQGVKEEEAPTLGYGSKQIGGNGDLGWIEYLLLGVTPAGAVPVATSASSSTLPCAAAAAAAAAASWSTSTPAGPLRDLLDEYTVAVRRMACAVLELMEEGLGLGGGGALARLVTNEDSDCVLRVNHYPPRPAAPELAAGAPPNLTGFGEHTDPQIISVLRSNGTSGLEIALRGGAWASVPPDGDAFFVNVGDTLQVLTNGRFRSVRHRVVVNSERSRVSMIFFGGPPPGERLAPLPQLLGDGGRSRYLEFTWREFKTSGCRGRLAEDRLSRFENN; encoded by the exons ATGGTTGTCCTCGACAAGGGTGAGCTCGAGCAGATCGCCCTCCCCGCGGCGCAGCCGCCGGTGGCCGACGTGCGGTCGGTGGACCTGTCCGCCGCGGCGGGCCCCGCGCgcgaggccgcggcgcgcgccctGGTGGCGGCGTGCGAGGAGCACGGGTTCTTCCGGGTGACGGGCCACGGCGTGCCGGTGGAGCTCGTGCGCtccgccgaggccgcggcggccgggttCTTCGCGCTGCCGCAGGGcgtgaaggaggaggaggccccgACGCTCGGGTACGGCAGCAAGCAGATCGGCGGCAACGGCGACCTCGGGTGGATCGAGTACCTCCTGCTCGGCGtcacccccgccggcgccgtgcccGTCGCCACCTCCGCGTCGTCCTCGACATTGCCGTGCGctgcggctgccgccgccgccgccgccgcctcgtggtCGACTTCCACGCCGGCTGGCCCCTTACG GGATCTCCTGGACGAGTACACGGTGGCGGTGCGGCGGATGGCATGCGCGGTGCTGGAGCTGATGGAGGAGGGgctgggcctcggcggcggcggcgcgctggcgCGGCTGGTGACGAACGAGGACAGCGACTGCGTGCTGCGGGTGAACCACtacccgccgcggccggcggcgcccgagctggcggcgggcgcgccgcCCAACCTGACGGGGTTCGGCGAGCACACCGACCCGCAGATCATCTCCGTGCTCCGCTCCAACGGCACCTCCGGCCTGGAGATCGCGCTGCGGGGCGGCGCCTGGGCCTCCGTCCCGCCCGACGGGGACGCCTTCTTCGTCAACGTCGGCGACACCCTGCAG GTGCTGACGAACGGGAGGTTCCGGAGCGTGAGGCACCGGGTGGTGGTGAATAGCGAGAGGTCAAGGGTGTCGATGATCTTCTTCGgcggcccgccgcccggcgagaggctggcgccgctgccgcagctCCTCGGGGACGGCGGCCGGAGCCGGTACCTGGAGTTCACCTGGAGGGAGTTCAAGACCAGCGGGTGCAGGGGCAGGCTCGCGGAGGACCGCCTCTCCCGCTTTGAGAACAACTAG